The Medicago truncatula cultivar Jemalong A17 chromosome 4, MtrunA17r5.0-ANR, whole genome shotgun sequence genome includes a region encoding these proteins:
- the LOC25493056 gene encoding WUSCHEL-related homeobox 9 has protein sequence SAYDKYFLGGDDEEITPGPRPRWIPKPEQIHILEAIYNSGTTNPRRDEIKKIREQLEEFGQVGDSSVFYWFQNRKYRSKTNKVPYNEKPGTQQKAASNSSLPQINTPPPNSSSSSSSNNIIGISNINDGMVMVPNSPAISLNQNQDDTYPHTLTGTGLQLPTPPFSSFPVENHINKRVVLNDMITPEGFNYFSGFPNMSQSLPQENVDLPLLNYDNIMNYGNKNGICSINDLFDQENIQEESIHMMHMHQQDPQLNFGVTTASSNDDHSTDLAPLPPAIDMSAPADIPFLFTGDQFQGFSEDNVTAKCRVITIDGAFEVNVGPFNVRKFFGDGAVLLDSSGVPVLTDEWGVTLNSLHHGVDYFLLY, from the exons TCGGCTTacgacaaatattttttaggtggaGATGATGAAGAAATAACTCCTGGACCAAGGCCAAGATGGATCCCAAAACCTGAGCAAATCCACATTCTTGAAGCCATCTATAACTCAGGGACGACGAATCCACGTAGAGATGAGATTAAGAAGATACGTGAACAATTAGAAGAATTTGGCCAAGTTGGTGATTCCAGTGTCTTTTACTGGTTTCAAAACCGCAAGTACAGAAGCAAAACCAACAAAGTACCCTATAACGAGAAACCGGGAACACAACAAAAAGCAGCTTCAAATAGCTCTCTCCCACAAATCAACACACCACCACCCAactcatcttcatcatcttcctctAACAATATTATTGGAATCTCCAATATTAATGATGGGATGGTGATGGTGCCTAATTCACCCGCAATATCTCTGAACCAAAATCAAGATGATACTTATCCTCACACCCTCACTGGAACCGGTCTACAACTACCTACACCCCCATTTTCCTCTTTCCCGGTTGAGAATCATATTAATAAAAGGGTAGTGCTTAATGACATGATAACGCCAGAGGGGTTTAATTACTTCTCTGGTTTTCCAAATATGAGTCAATCTTTACCTCAAGAAAATGTTGATCTGCCTCTACTTAATTATGATAACATCATGAACTATGGAAACAAAAATGGAATCTGCTCAATCAATGACCTTTTTGATCAAGAGAATATTCAAGAGGAGTCGATTCATATGATGCATATGCATCAACAAGACCCACAACTTAATTTTGGTGTCACGACAGCTTCAAGTAATGATGATCATTCAACTGATCTTGCTCCTCTCCCTCCGGCCATTGACATGAGTGCACCTGCTGATATTCCATTCCTCTTTACTGGTGATCAATTTCAAg GTTTTAGTGAGGACAATGTTACTGCAAAATGTAGGGTGATTACTATCGACGGTGCATTCGAAGTTAATGTGGGGCCCTTTAACGTTCGTAAATTCTTTGGCGATGGAGCAGTTCTGCTTGACTCCTCCGGTGTCCCGGTTCTAACCGATGAGTGGGGTGTCACACTCAACTCACTCCACCATGGGGTTGATTATTTCCTG ctGTATTAA